GGGCGGGCGCGCGCCTTCGCTGGCGATGCGCAGGCGCATGGGCTCGGCTGCGGCCGGCGCGATAAGGAGGGCGAACGCCGCCGCAGCGAAGGCGAGGCGCCGCATCATCCCCCGGTCGTGCTCATATGCCGCGCGACCGCCGGCGCCCGGGAGGCGCGGTCGATGATGAAATCATGCCCCTTGGGCTTGCGGGCGATCGCCTCGTCTATGGCCGCATGGAGCGAGGCGTCGCTGGCGTCGGCGCGCATCGGCGCGCGCAGATCGGCCGCGTCCTCCTGGCCGAGGCACATGAACAGCGTGCCGGTGCATGTCACGCGCACCCGATTGCAGGATTCGCAGAAATTATGCGAGAGCGGCGTGATGAAGCCGACCCGTCCGCCCGTCTCGGCGACGCGCATGTAGCGGGCCGGACCGCCGCTGCGATAGTCGATCTCTTGGAGCGTGAAGCGCTCGGCGAGCCGCTCGCGCACTTGGCTGAGCGGGATATATTGATCGACGCGCTCGCCGCCGTCGATCTCGCCGAGCGGCATCACCTCGATGAAGGTCATGTCCATGCCGCGCTCATGGGCAAAGCGCGTTAGCGCGACGAACTCGTCCTCGTTCACGCCCTTCAGCGCCACGGCGTTGAGCTTCACGTCGAGGCCGGCGCGCAGCGCCGCTCCCACGCCCGCGAGCACGCGTTCATG
This genomic window from Methylosinus sp. H3A contains:
- the moaA gene encoding GTP 3',8-cyclase MoaA → MNPHPKIAYDPTAPAPLLDPFGRAISYLRVSVTDRCDFRCVYCMSEHMQFLPRRDLLTLEELDRLCTAFVERGTRKLRITGGEPLMRRDILSLFERLSRHLVSGRLDELTLTTNGSQLERFAQALADCGVKRVNVSLDTLDAERFRQLTRTGDHERVLAGVGAALRAGLDVKLNAVALKGVNEDEFVALTRFAHERGMDMTFIEVMPLGEIDGGERVDQYIPLSQVRERLAERFTLQEIDYRSGGPARYMRVAETGGRVGFITPLSHNFCESCNRVRVTCTGTLFMCLGQEDAADLRAPMRADASDASLHAAIDEAIARKPKGHDFIIDRASRAPAVARHMSTTGG